One Acidobacteriaceae bacterium genomic region harbors:
- a CDS encoding nicotinamidase, with protein MTLRLAPTDALLVIDMQRDFLPGGSLAVAGGDAIIPGINAIATKFEHVILTQDWHPLGHISFASSHAGKQPFTDTIEAPYGTQTLWPDHCVQGTPGAELDTRLQIPHAELILRKGFRRNIDSYSAFLEDDHTTPTGLAGYLRERNLTRLFFCGLAYDFCVGFSAIDGARLGFTCLVLEELSRAVALPGTVENTNTCFAEANIQRITSAQIK; from the coding sequence ATGACGCTTCGGCTCGCCCCCACAGACGCGCTTCTGGTCATCGACATGCAACGCGACTTCCTCCCCGGCGGTTCACTCGCCGTCGCCGGCGGCGATGCCATCATTCCCGGAATCAACGCCATCGCCACAAAATTCGAGCACGTCATCCTCACCCAGGATTGGCACCCCCTCGGCCACATCTCCTTCGCCAGCTCCCACGCCGGCAAGCAGCCCTTCACCGACACCATCGAAGCCCCCTACGGCACCCAGACCCTCTGGCCCGACCACTGCGTCCAGGGCACTCCCGGCGCCGAGCTCGACACCCGCCTCCAGATCCCCCACGCCGAGCTCATCCTCCGCAAAGGTTTCCGGCGCAACATCGACAGCTACTCCGCCTTCCTCGAGGACGACCACACCACTCCCACCGGCCTCGCCGGCTACCTCCGCGAGCGCAACCTCACCCGCCTCTTCTTCTGCGGCCTCGCCTACGACTTCTGCGTCGGCTTCTCCGCCATCGACGGCGCCCGCCTCGGCTTCACCTGCCTCGTCCTCGAAGAACTCTCCCGCGCCGTCGCCCTCCCCGGCACCGTCGAAAACACAAACACCTGCTTCGCCGAGGCCAACATTCAACGCATCACCTCAGCACAGATTAAGTGA
- a CDS encoding carboxypeptidase-like regulatory domain-containing protein, whose product MNRAGQVRRTAARVGVMVALILATACAFAQGPMAMISPGGLMPNVGRVSGIIEDEQGALIPGAKVVLVAEGESLKLTSGSDGRFCFDGVPAGSFTVRASEDGMLDGVKEGTLEAAQQMELEPMMLRAGAVMSVTAVTQEQMATIQVRQEETQRIGGILPNYYVVYDANPQAMTKKLKFEMGWRSVFDPANVLFVGVVAAGQQAENAFPGYGQGMSGYGKRFGAGMADATVGTLLEGSLLPMVFRQDPRYFYKGTGSRVSRTWYALKTTVICKGDNGRWQPAYANVLGSFGSGAVSGLYYPGGEKGGMLVVENGLSALAFDGFANVMQEFVLRRMTPSRREE is encoded by the coding sequence GTGAATCGAGCGGGCCAGGTTCGGCGTACGGCGGCGAGAGTAGGCGTGATGGTGGCGCTGATCCTGGCGACGGCGTGTGCGTTTGCGCAGGGGCCGATGGCGATGATTTCGCCAGGCGGCTTGATGCCAAATGTAGGCCGCGTGAGCGGCATCATCGAAGACGAGCAGGGCGCGCTGATTCCGGGAGCGAAGGTGGTGCTGGTCGCGGAGGGCGAGAGCCTCAAGCTGACGAGCGGAAGTGATGGGCGGTTCTGCTTTGACGGTGTGCCCGCGGGCTCGTTTACGGTGAGGGCCAGCGAAGATGGGATGCTTGACGGTGTGAAAGAGGGCACGCTGGAGGCTGCTCAGCAGATGGAGCTGGAGCCGATGATGCTGCGTGCGGGCGCAGTGATGTCAGTGACCGCGGTGACGCAGGAGCAGATGGCAACGATCCAGGTGCGGCAGGAAGAGACGCAGAGGATTGGCGGAATTCTGCCGAACTACTACGTGGTGTACGACGCGAATCCGCAGGCGATGACGAAGAAGCTGAAGTTTGAGATGGGCTGGAGATCGGTGTTCGATCCGGCGAATGTGCTGTTCGTGGGAGTGGTGGCCGCGGGGCAGCAGGCGGAGAATGCGTTCCCGGGATATGGGCAGGGAATGAGTGGGTACGGCAAGCGGTTCGGCGCGGGGATGGCGGACGCGACGGTGGGAACGCTGCTCGAGGGTTCGTTGCTGCCGATGGTTTTTCGGCAGGACCCGCGGTATTTCTACAAAGGCACGGGAAGCAGGGTGAGCCGGACGTGGTACGCGCTGAAGACGACGGTAATCTGCAAGGGCGACAACGGGCGGTGGCAGCCGGCGTACGCGAATGTGCTGGGCAGTTTTGGCTCGGGTGCGGTGAGCGGGCTGTACTACCCGGGCGGCGAAAAGGGCGGGATGCTGGTGGTAGAGAACGGGCTGAGCGCGCTGGCGTTTGATGGCTTCGCGAATGTGATGCAGGAGTTTGTGCTGCGCAGGATGACGCCGTCGCGGCGCGAGGAGTGA
- a CDS encoding DUF3592 domain-containing protein has protein sequence MRDKSDRSDRSWKRAKATVELCERRGRHRDGTRLKPRDRLRYSITISYPVEGDLYLTDVISSRPLKEGSRVTVQYDPLDPRRNSLNHPRRERKAFLIAAFCVGAVLFILLVIALFGL, from the coding sequence ATGAGGGACAAGAGCGACAGGAGCGACAGAAGCTGGAAGCGAGCCAAAGCGACTGTCGAACTCTGTGAGCGACGCGGCCGCCATCGCGACGGCACACGCCTCAAGCCACGCGACCGCCTCCGCTACTCCATCACCATCAGTTACCCCGTCGAAGGCGACCTCTATCTCACCGATGTCATCAGCAGCAGGCCACTCAAAGAAGGCTCCCGCGTCACCGTCCAGTACGATCCACTTGACCCGCGCCGCAACAGCCTCAACCACCCGCGCCGCGAGCGCAAGGCTTTCCTCATCGCCGCGTTCTGCGTCGGCGCCGTTCTATTCATCCTGCTCGTGATCGCGCTCTTCGGCCTCTGA
- a CDS encoding helix-turn-helix transcriptional regulator — MPTADILLKPREAAAALGVSYPTLKQWILAGTIHTIKTPGGHHRIPESSLKPLMKSRPAGNPKASRDRFRTVSARNQLVGRIIDVKISGLLAKVVIEIGDQRITSIITSDAAREMQLRKGQTAAALVKSTEVMIVRV; from the coding sequence ATGCCCACCGCCGACATCCTGCTGAAACCACGCGAAGCCGCTGCCGCCCTCGGCGTCAGCTATCCCACCCTCAAGCAATGGATCCTTGCCGGCACCATCCACACCATCAAAACTCCCGGCGGCCACCACCGCATCCCGGAGTCCTCGCTCAAGCCGCTGATGAAGTCCCGTCCGGCCGGCAATCCCAAGGCCAGCCGCGACCGCTTCCGCACCGTCTCTGCCCGCAATCAACTCGTCGGCCGCATCATCGACGTCAAAATCTCCGGGCTCCTCGCCAAGGTCGTCATCGAGATCGGCGACCAGCGCATCACCTCCATCATCACCTCCGACGCCGCCCGCGAGATGCAGCTCCGCAAAGGCCAAACCGCCGCCGCCCTCGTCAAATCCACCGAGGTTATGATCGTTCGCGTGTAG
- a CDS encoding carboxypeptidase-like regulatory domain-containing protein: MSRLGFCFSTLVLCLLGISASAGAAQVSANLSGRVTDPSGAVVQSAAVTAVEDETGTSRTTLTNRAGEYQLVELPVGRYELHVKKNGFAEKIRTGIVLDVGQDATADVSLQIGQVDQHVTVSDDVSVVNGSTQDISGLVGREQVRQLPLNGRSYDLLLTLNPGIANFTSQKTGGIGVSNSTTGNNFAVSGNRPQQNIFLLNGVEFTGAAENNMQPGGPSQQMLGVESVREFNVLRDDYGAEYGKRPGAQVIIVTQSGTNRVHGSAYEYLRNNVLDAPNYFDQGSAPPFRRNQFGVSLGGPLKKGRAFLFGNYEGYRQSLHQTSVAFVPDLASRAAAVASVQPLLNLWLTPSAGAPDFNGIAEVFSSPVQTIREDFGTARFDQSFSTKDMLSAVYTVDDGADNTATTANPYSTDILTLREQVASVDETHAFSADLLNVARFGYSRAAYFFTGEPTPGTPAASVPGFIAGRPVGAVVVGGSAASNPQAQVGLAGSNNGSNLPIVRNLYTYEDRVTWSHGHHQWSFGAWFQNFQSNETLNLSQFGQATFTSLQTFLTGTTSSFLYSPSPTEMNWRSLFGAVHAQDVIQVSPKLTLRLGFRGEFSTGWNEAHGRAANYTFTGYTISSEPHIGDHAFTVNNAKFLAQPRVGLAWSLRPQKTVIRAGFGIYNELLDDLGYRMDQNAPFNPTYSIASLPVSKFPIDPASPAASNALLVPGGVQPDAKMPTLISDSLRVEQALTRNTSLTVGYVGSHGYHQLIGVDGNEPVPTICPASPCPSAYPSSFPAPLAGAAVPAGSFYIAAGTPKPTPTLANTWTWFASGTASYNSLQIDLNHRFSHDLALRGVYTWSKALDDGDSLNSTAAGNAPGLVSNPYNLRADWGPATFDVRDIGVVSAVYALPFGNGKAFGSGLHGFANGAVSGWSVDSIVTLQSGFPLTPQLSYNPSNNGDTRNPVRPFVNPDFHGSPVIGKATQWFNPAAYLAPPPNSGFYGNLSRDSLPGPGLATWDFAGQKDVAMTERLTLQFRGEIFNLLNRANFNTPNLIAFTPTGVSGTAGAITSTSTTSRQVQFALKLLW; the protein is encoded by the coding sequence ATGTCGCGACTCGGGTTCTGCTTCTCGACGTTGGTGCTGTGCTTGCTGGGTATCTCCGCTTCGGCGGGCGCGGCGCAAGTGTCTGCAAACCTCTCAGGGAGGGTTACCGACCCGAGCGGTGCGGTGGTGCAGTCCGCGGCGGTGACGGCCGTCGAAGATGAGACGGGCACTTCACGGACAACGCTTACCAATCGGGCCGGAGAGTACCAACTGGTTGAGCTTCCGGTAGGGCGCTACGAGCTTCATGTGAAGAAGAACGGTTTCGCCGAGAAGATCCGTACGGGGATTGTGCTGGATGTGGGCCAGGATGCGACGGCGGATGTGAGCCTGCAGATCGGGCAGGTGGACCAGCACGTGACTGTTAGCGATGATGTTTCGGTTGTGAACGGATCGACGCAGGATATTTCGGGCCTGGTGGGGAGAGAGCAGGTTCGGCAGTTGCCGCTTAATGGGCGAAGCTATGACCTTCTGCTGACGCTCAACCCGGGCATTGCTAATTTCACGTCGCAGAAGACAGGGGGGATTGGAGTTTCGAATTCCACGACCGGGAACAACTTTGCTGTGTCGGGGAACCGCCCGCAACAGAACATTTTTTTGCTGAACGGTGTGGAGTTTACGGGAGCGGCGGAGAACAATATGCAGCCGGGTGGGCCGAGCCAGCAGATGCTCGGAGTGGAATCGGTGCGCGAGTTCAATGTGCTGCGCGATGATTACGGGGCGGAGTATGGGAAGCGGCCGGGTGCGCAGGTGATCATTGTGACGCAGTCGGGCACGAATCGAGTGCACGGTTCGGCTTATGAGTATTTGCGTAACAACGTTCTGGATGCTCCGAACTACTTTGACCAGGGATCGGCGCCGCCGTTCCGGCGCAATCAGTTTGGGGTGTCTCTCGGCGGGCCGCTGAAGAAGGGTCGCGCTTTTCTGTTCGGAAACTATGAGGGTTATCGGCAGAGCCTGCACCAGACGTCGGTTGCGTTTGTGCCGGACCTGGCGTCGCGTGCGGCTGCCGTGGCGAGCGTGCAACCGCTGCTGAACCTGTGGCTGACGCCTTCGGCGGGTGCGCCGGACTTCAATGGCATCGCCGAGGTGTTCAGCAGCCCGGTGCAAACGATTCGCGAAGATTTTGGAACCGCGCGATTCGATCAGAGCTTCTCGACGAAGGATATGTTGTCTGCCGTTTACACGGTCGATGACGGAGCGGACAATACGGCGACGACCGCGAATCCGTACAGCACGGACATTCTCACGCTGCGTGAGCAGGTTGCGAGTGTCGACGAGACGCATGCGTTCTCGGCGGATTTGCTGAATGTGGCTCGCTTCGGGTACTCGCGTGCAGCGTACTTCTTTACTGGCGAGCCAACGCCGGGCACGCCGGCTGCCAGTGTTCCGGGATTCATTGCTGGACGTCCGGTCGGAGCCGTTGTGGTGGGAGGGAGTGCGGCGTCGAATCCGCAGGCGCAGGTTGGGCTGGCAGGAAGCAACAACGGAAGCAATCTGCCCATCGTGCGGAATCTGTACACGTATGAAGACCGAGTGACGTGGTCGCACGGGCATCATCAGTGGAGTTTCGGAGCGTGGTTTCAGAATTTTCAATCGAACGAGACGCTCAACCTGAGCCAGTTTGGGCAGGCGACGTTTACGAGTCTGCAGACGTTTCTGACGGGGACGACGAGCAGTTTTCTCTACAGCCCATCGCCGACGGAGATGAACTGGAGATCGCTGTTCGGGGCGGTGCATGCGCAGGATGTGATCCAAGTGAGTCCGAAGCTGACGCTGAGGCTGGGATTCCGCGGTGAGTTTTCGACGGGATGGAACGAAGCACACGGGCGCGCCGCGAACTATACGTTCACGGGGTACACGATCTCGAGCGAGCCGCATATTGGCGATCATGCGTTCACGGTGAACAACGCGAAATTCCTTGCACAGCCGCGCGTTGGACTGGCGTGGAGCCTGCGGCCGCAGAAGACGGTGATCCGCGCGGGGTTCGGAATTTATAACGAGCTGCTGGATGACCTGGGCTACCGGATGGACCAGAACGCGCCGTTCAATCCGACGTACAGCATCGCGTCGCTTCCCGTATCGAAGTTCCCGATCGATCCGGCGTCGCCTGCAGCTTCAAATGCTTTGCTTGTGCCGGGTGGAGTGCAGCCGGATGCGAAGATGCCGACGTTGATTTCTGACTCGCTGCGGGTTGAGCAGGCGCTGACGCGGAACACATCGCTGACAGTGGGTTACGTGGGTTCCCACGGATATCACCAGCTAATCGGTGTGGATGGCAATGAGCCAGTGCCGACGATCTGCCCGGCGTCTCCGTGCCCGAGCGCGTATCCGTCGAGCTTTCCGGCGCCTTTGGCGGGGGCGGCTGTACCGGCGGGCAGTTTTTACATTGCTGCGGGAACGCCGAAACCAACTCCGACGCTGGCGAACACGTGGACATGGTTTGCGTCGGGCACGGCGAGCTACAACTCGTTGCAGATTGATTTGAATCATCGGTTCAGCCATGACCTGGCGCTGCGTGGCGTTTATACGTGGTCCAAGGCGCTCGACGACGGAGACTCACTGAATTCAACCGCGGCGGGAAACGCGCCGGGGCTGGTTTCGAATCCTTATAACCTGCGCGCGGATTGGGGACCGGCGACCTTCGACGTTAGAGATATCGGCGTCGTGAGTGCTGTTTATGCGCTGCCGTTCGGTAACGGGAAGGCGTTTGGCAGCGGTCTGCATGGTTTCGCGAATGGTGCAGTTAGTGGATGGTCAGTCGACAGCATTGTGACCCTGCAGTCGGGGTTTCCGCTGACACCGCAGTTGAGCTATAACCCGTCGAATAACGGGGACACGCGGAATCCAGTGAGGCCGTTCGTGAATCCGGATTTTCATGGGTCGCCGGTTATTGGTAAAGCGACGCAGTGGTTCAACCCAGCGGCTTATCTGGCGCCGCCGCCGAATAGCGGGTTCTATGGAAACTTGAGCAGAGATTCACTGCCGGGTCCGGGACTGGCGACGTGGGATTTTGCCGGGCAAAAAGACGTGGCCATGACTGAACGATTGACTCTGCAGTTCCGGGGAGAGATCTTCAACCTGTTGAACCGGGCGAATTTCAATACGCCGAATCTGATTGCGTTCACGCCGACGGGAGTTTCGGGGACGGCGGGCGCCATTACCAGCACGTCTACGACTTCGCGGCAGGTTCAGTTTGCATTGAAGCTGCTCTGGTAG
- a CDS encoding DUF3592 domain-containing protein, giving the protein MHPAPQTLENSRRIACQCHTVPRGRCIMATLTKTATWPQTEATVESSTQHHCNIAAAGGHVGQEYSITFRYEVSGRHYTGEFECSRPWEVGSTFCISYDPHDPETNTMCDRRGERWVYYILAIAAVLAFIAYFWVRHSRIGY; this is encoded by the coding sequence ATGCACCCCGCTCCACAAACACTAGAAAACTCGCGAAGGATAGCATGCCAATGTCATACTGTCCCGCGCGGGAGATGCATCATGGCCACACTCACCAAAACGGCAACCTGGCCCCAGACCGAAGCCACCGTCGAGTCCTCGACCCAGCACCACTGCAATATCGCCGCCGCCGGCGGGCACGTCGGTCAGGAGTACTCCATCACCTTCCGGTACGAGGTCTCGGGCCGCCACTACACCGGCGAATTCGAATGCTCGCGCCCCTGGGAGGTCGGCTCCACGTTCTGCATCAGCTACGATCCCCACGACCCCGAAACCAACACCATGTGCGACCGCCGCGGCGAGCGCTGGGTCTACTACATCCTCGCCATCGCCGCTGTACTCGCCTTCATCGCCTACTTCTGGGTCCGCCACTCCCGCATCGGCTACTAG
- a CDS encoding acyl-CoA carboxylase subunit beta — MAGGVKAGNRLESRLDTKSAKFERNREATLRLLEEVRAEEARIREGGGAKAVDAQHKKGRLTARERLGLLLDQGSEWTELGLWAAYGMYGEWGGAPGAGAVAGLGRVGGKLCLIIANDATVKAGAFFPMTAKKVIRAQTIALENRIPTLYLVDSSGVFLPLQEDVFPDQDDFGRVFRNNAVMSSLGVPQITAIMGMCVAGGAYLPVMTDTVLMTEGSGLFLAGPALVQAAIGQKTPAEELGGAAMHAEVSGTVDFKEKDDESCIERLRSLVGKIGSKAAGEVFSRVEFDTERDKPLYGQEDLYGLMDPTVGASNAYDVRDVIARLVDRSEFDEYKAEFGRTVVCGYARIGGRAVGIVANQKMHQQMTVAMGPQQGEKRTEFGGVIYTESAQKAARFIMDCNQQLVPLVFLHDVNGFMVGKDAEWSGIIRAGAKMVTAVSTSVVPKITVIIGGSFGAGHYAMCGKAYDPRFVFAWPTARYAVMSGASAANTLVEVRVKQMERGGKHLSDDEKKAIYEEIKATYDAQADPRYGAARLWVDAIIDPAKTREVLMTALEACALNPEVKRFNPGVIQT; from the coding sequence ATGGCTGGAGGCGTTAAGGCAGGGAACCGGCTGGAGTCGCGGCTGGATACGAAGTCGGCGAAGTTTGAGAGGAATCGGGAGGCGACGCTTCGGCTGCTCGAGGAGGTTCGGGCTGAGGAGGCGCGGATTCGCGAGGGTGGCGGGGCGAAGGCGGTTGACGCTCAGCATAAGAAGGGGCGGCTGACGGCGCGGGAAAGATTGGGGTTATTGCTGGATCAGGGCTCGGAATGGACTGAGCTGGGGCTGTGGGCGGCGTATGGGATGTACGGCGAGTGGGGTGGGGCTCCAGGCGCAGGGGCAGTGGCCGGGCTGGGGCGAGTAGGCGGCAAATTGTGCCTGATTATCGCGAATGACGCGACGGTGAAGGCGGGTGCGTTCTTCCCGATGACGGCGAAGAAGGTGATTCGGGCGCAGACGATTGCGCTGGAGAACCGAATTCCGACGCTGTACCTGGTGGATTCGTCTGGCGTGTTTCTGCCGTTGCAGGAGGATGTGTTTCCGGACCAGGACGACTTCGGACGGGTGTTTCGCAATAACGCTGTGATGAGCTCGCTGGGCGTGCCGCAGATTACCGCCATCATGGGAATGTGCGTAGCGGGAGGAGCGTACCTGCCGGTGATGACGGACACGGTGCTGATGACGGAGGGCTCGGGGCTGTTTCTGGCGGGGCCGGCGCTGGTGCAGGCGGCGATCGGGCAAAAGACCCCGGCGGAGGAGTTGGGCGGTGCAGCGATGCATGCGGAGGTGTCGGGGACGGTTGATTTCAAGGAGAAGGATGATGAGAGCTGTATCGAGAGGTTGAGGAGTCTGGTGGGGAAGATTGGCTCGAAGGCGGCGGGTGAGGTGTTTTCGAGGGTCGAGTTTGATACGGAGCGGGACAAGCCGCTGTATGGACAGGAGGATTTGTATGGGTTGATGGATCCGACTGTTGGTGCGAGCAATGCGTATGACGTTCGCGATGTGATTGCGCGGCTGGTGGACCGCAGCGAGTTCGATGAGTACAAGGCGGAGTTTGGGCGCACGGTGGTGTGCGGGTATGCGCGGATTGGCGGGCGCGCGGTGGGGATTGTCGCGAATCAGAAGATGCATCAGCAGATGACGGTCGCGATGGGGCCGCAGCAGGGAGAGAAGCGCACGGAGTTTGGCGGCGTGATCTACACCGAGAGTGCGCAGAAGGCGGCGCGATTCATTATGGACTGCAATCAGCAGCTGGTGCCGCTGGTGTTTCTGCATGATGTGAACGGGTTCATGGTCGGCAAGGATGCGGAGTGGTCGGGGATCATTCGCGCGGGCGCGAAGATGGTGACTGCGGTGTCGACGAGTGTGGTGCCGAAGATCACGGTGATCATCGGCGGCAGCTTTGGTGCGGGCCACTATGCGATGTGTGGGAAGGCGTATGACCCGCGGTTTGTGTTTGCGTGGCCGACGGCGCGATATGCGGTGATGAGTGGGGCTTCGGCGGCGAATACGCTGGTGGAAGTGCGCGTGAAGCAGATGGAGCGCGGCGGGAAGCATCTGTCTGATGACGAGAAGAAGGCGATCTACGAGGAGATCAAGGCGACGTATGATGCGCAGGCCGATCCGCGGTATGGAGCGGCCCGGTTGTGGGTGGATGCGATCATCGATCCTGCGAAGACGCGCGAGGTGCTGATGACGGCCCTGGAGGCGTGTGCGCTGAATCCGGAGGTGAAGAGGTTTAATCCGGGGGTGATCCAGACGTGA
- a CDS encoding hydroxymethylglutaryl-CoA lyase codes for MVKIVECPRDAWQGLPKMIPAEVKAEYLRTLIAAGFREIDAVSFVSEKAVPQMADSEAVLELVDPPEDVEIIGIVVNAKGAERAVKTRRVTTLGFPYSISPAFLERNQRQSPEDALDQLEQIGEIAYKAGLDVVAYLSMAFGNPYGDSWDIDEVVSAVDLLVDAGVAEVSLADTAGVASAELIRDVMRLVLDVHDGLEVGVHMHTRPDEAAEKVSAAFEAGCRRFDGAIAGLGGCPFAQDALVGNLATEVLLATLRDIGADLPELEPLDVLVQRSVEIGKRYGQAVQ; via the coding sequence TTGGTAAAGATTGTCGAGTGTCCGCGGGATGCGTGGCAGGGTCTCCCGAAGATGATTCCTGCGGAGGTTAAGGCAGAGTATCTGCGGACGCTGATCGCGGCGGGATTTCGGGAGATCGACGCGGTGAGTTTCGTAAGCGAGAAGGCCGTGCCGCAGATGGCGGATTCGGAGGCCGTTCTGGAGCTGGTGGACCCGCCGGAGGATGTGGAGATCATCGGGATCGTGGTGAATGCGAAGGGGGCGGAGCGCGCGGTGAAGACGCGGCGCGTGACGACGCTGGGCTTTCCGTATTCGATCTCTCCGGCGTTTCTGGAGCGCAATCAGCGGCAGTCGCCGGAGGACGCGCTGGATCAGTTGGAGCAGATTGGCGAAATTGCGTACAAGGCGGGGCTGGATGTGGTGGCCTACCTGTCGATGGCGTTCGGGAATCCATACGGCGATAGTTGGGATATCGATGAGGTGGTCAGCGCGGTGGATCTGCTGGTCGACGCGGGAGTGGCGGAGGTATCGCTGGCGGATACGGCAGGTGTAGCGAGCGCAGAGTTGATTCGGGATGTGATGCGGCTGGTGCTGGATGTGCATGACGGGCTGGAGGTGGGCGTGCACATGCACACCAGGCCGGATGAGGCGGCAGAAAAAGTGAGCGCGGCGTTTGAGGCAGGCTGCCGGCGCTTTGACGGCGCGATTGCCGGGCTGGGCGGATGCCCGTTCGCGCAGGATGCGCTGGTCGGGAACCTGGCGACGGAGGTGCTGCTGGCTACCTTGCGCGATATAGGAGCCGATTTGCCGGAACTGGAGCCGCTGGATGTGCTGGTGCAGCGGAGCGTAGAGATTGGGAAGCGGTATGGGCAGGCGGTGCAGTAA
- a CDS encoding enoyl-CoA hydratase-related protein, with amino-acid sequence MSLVRVEDEDGVRTITLNRPEKRNALTPELQEELIASIEAAEDAGARVVVLAGEGEAFCAGLDLGVLREMAGRSAEEHRAEAVRVTRMFRAVWECDLPTIAVVQGPAIAGGTGLATMCDFTLAGPEARFGYTEVRIGFVPALVSAYLSLQVGAKVMRELLLSARIFDAQEAYRLGLVTEVVPRERLRARAAELAMELMRNSPESMRATKRLLRRQQRDWMGTALELAMEANAEGRQTADFREGVASFLEKRKPVWTISR; translated from the coding sequence ATGAGTTTGGTGAGGGTGGAAGATGAGGATGGGGTTCGGACGATTACGCTGAATCGTCCCGAGAAGCGGAATGCGTTGACGCCGGAGCTGCAGGAAGAGCTGATTGCGTCGATTGAGGCGGCGGAGGATGCGGGCGCACGTGTCGTCGTGCTCGCGGGCGAGGGTGAGGCGTTCTGCGCGGGACTGGATCTGGGTGTCCTGCGGGAGATGGCCGGGAGGAGCGCGGAAGAGCACCGAGCTGAAGCTGTGCGCGTCACTCGGATGTTTCGAGCGGTCTGGGAGTGCGATCTGCCAACCATTGCAGTGGTGCAGGGGCCGGCGATCGCCGGTGGAACCGGACTGGCGACGATGTGCGACTTCACGCTGGCGGGGCCGGAGGCGCGCTTCGGCTACACGGAGGTGCGGATTGGTTTTGTGCCGGCGCTGGTGAGCGCATACCTGTCACTGCAGGTGGGGGCGAAGGTCATGCGGGAGCTGCTGCTGAGCGCGCGGATATTCGATGCGCAGGAGGCCTATCGGCTGGGGCTGGTGACGGAGGTTGTGCCGCGAGAGAGGCTACGGGCAAGGGCGGCGGAACTGGCGATGGAACTGATGCGGAACTCGCCGGAGAGCATGCGGGCGACGAAGCGGCTGTTGCGGAGGCAACAGCGCGACTGGATGGGCACGGCGCTGGAACTGGCGATGGAAGCGAACGCGGAAGGCAGGCAAACGGCGGATTTTCGCGAGGGCGTGGCGTCGTTCCTCGAGAAGCGGAAGCCGGTGTGGACGATCAGCCGATAG
- a CDS encoding M23 family metallopeptidase produces the protein MKLVCAAVMVAMVGCAGAQQMPAGSEMHGGGAAFLTLTPERAIEVGEEDMQRFYEGDDVALWTQMSAAMQSAVKDQSVLKAFTEHMAKYFGKETKVIHQSAVPLPPAAMQYRRIVMYKDADYPMVVSFTFSGSGTIEEFHIKEEPKAADTKYLKYRDKTKVEFPLKGEWMIYEGGPMVSENEHATTTNERFAYEMVMLNGGQLFSHDGMTNEEWFAYGQPVLADANGTVIAVVDDCADSLPYHPNAEMKHGNVVVIGHGDGEFSVYSHLKHESVTVKQGDQVKLDEKIAEVGNSGDSQFARLEYNLQTSADLNNTEGLPAAFAHLKVIGKHRKNAELVRGDVVDSR, from the coding sequence ATGAAGCTCGTGTGTGCGGCGGTGATGGTTGCGATGGTGGGATGTGCGGGCGCCCAGCAGATGCCGGCCGGCTCGGAGATGCATGGTGGAGGAGCGGCGTTTCTGACGCTCACGCCCGAGCGAGCAATTGAGGTTGGAGAAGAGGACATGCAGCGCTTCTACGAGGGCGATGACGTCGCGCTGTGGACGCAGATGTCCGCGGCGATGCAGTCCGCGGTGAAGGACCAAAGTGTGCTCAAGGCGTTCACGGAGCACATGGCGAAATACTTCGGCAAGGAAACGAAGGTGATCCACCAGAGTGCGGTCCCGCTGCCGCCGGCGGCGATGCAATATCGCCGGATTGTGATGTATAAGGACGCGGATTACCCGATGGTGGTCAGCTTCACGTTCAGCGGCAGCGGAACGATTGAGGAGTTTCACATCAAGGAGGAGCCAAAGGCGGCGGACACGAAGTATCTGAAGTACCGCGACAAGACAAAGGTGGAGTTCCCGCTGAAGGGCGAGTGGATGATCTACGAGGGCGGGCCGATGGTATCGGAGAACGAGCATGCGACGACCACAAACGAGCGCTTTGCGTACGAGATGGTGATGCTGAACGGTGGCCAGCTGTTCTCGCACGATGGAATGACGAATGAAGAGTGGTTTGCGTACGGGCAGCCGGTGCTTGCGGATGCGAATGGAACCGTGATCGCGGTCGTGGATGATTGCGCGGACAGCTTGCCGTACCATCCGAACGCGGAGATGAAGCACGGCAACGTCGTGGTCATCGGCCATGGTGATGGCGAGTTCAGCGTGTACTCGCATTTGAAGCATGAAAGCGTGACCGTGAAGCAGGGAGACCAGGTGAAACTGGACGAGAAGATTGCGGAGGTGGGCAACAGCGGCGATTCGCAATTTGCGCGGCTGGAGTACAACCTGCAAACGAGTGCGGATCTGAATAATACTGAAGGGCTGCCGGCTGCCTTCGCACACCTGAAGGTGATCGGCAAACACCGGAAGAACGCTGAGCTTGTGCGCGGCGATGTGGTGGACAGTCGATGA